In Aedes albopictus strain Foshan chromosome 3, AalbF5, whole genome shotgun sequence, the following are encoded in one genomic region:
- the LOC109401290 gene encoding putative ATP synthase subunit f, mitochondrial, which yields MAFGDYPAEYNPKVHGPYDPARFYGKADTPLGQVKLNELGAWFGRRDKNPKAAAGAVSRAFWRWQHKYWQPKRMGIAPFFQVIVGGMVFFYTINYGKLKHHRNYKYH from the coding sequence ATGGCTTTCGGTGATTATCCGGCCGAGTACAACCCGAAGGTCCACGGACCGTACGACCCCGCCCGCTTCTACGGCAAAGCGGATACCCCCCTTGGACAGGTGAAGTTGAACGAATTGGGTGCTTGGTTCGGCCGCCGGGACAAGAACCCCAAGGCTGCCGCTGGTGCCGTGAGCCGTGCCTTCTGGAGATGGCAACACAAGTACTGGCAGCCCAAGCGGATGGGAATTGCCCCGTTCTTCCAGGTGATCGTCGGTGGAATGGTCTTCTTCTACACCATCAACTACGGTAAGCTGAAGCACCACAGGAACTACAAGTACCACTAA